TCAAGCCCGACGGCAGCGACGATCGCATCATTTACAGCACGCCGCGTGGGCTGGTTTCGATTTATCCCGTGCCGGGCTGGCGTCCCGACGGCGAGGAAATCGCCTTTATCAGCGCGCACGAGTTTGGCTGTTCGCGCTTTGATTCGGATATTTTTGGCATTCGCCCGGACGGCTCAGGTCTGCGCCGCATCACCAACGCGCCGCGCTGTGAAGATTTGGCGGCCTTCCCCAAAGGCTCGGCGCGCGTCACGATTGAAAATCAGACGCTGAATGCTTCAATCTTTTTTATCTACATTGAGGGCGCGGCCGAATTGCAGCAGGCGACAATATTGCCGGGACTCAGTTCCACCCTCACCATCAACAATATCGCCGATCTCGGGCGGCAGCAGATCGTTTATGTCAAAAGCGGATCCGGCACGTGGTTCAATCCTGCAGCTTATGTTGATATAGAGCCGGGTCAAACCGTCACTGCGGGCAGTTCTGTGCAAATCACCAGCGGCTATGGGCCGTTTCAATTGCGCATCAACAACTTCACCTGGAAAGGCGATGGCAGCGAAATCGCATACATTGTTGAAGCCGGGTTGCGTCTGGTGCAAACGGCATCTCCGGCGCCGGGTCTGATCGCGCAGGATTTATTTTCCGGCAATGCCGCAGCGGTTTCAACGGGATTGGCGTGGTCGCCAGTGAGTGATGAATTCTTGTACTATAGCATACTCGCCTCACCCAACGGCATTTATCGCGGCACGCGCGGCAGCGACTTGAGCACGCACACACTGGTGCTCGAAGCGGATTTTGTTGATGGGATTACCTGGTTGAAAGACGGCTCGGGTTTTGTTTTTTCGATTTCGTACTCCCTGGGCGTTTTTTCGAATAAAATCGCGCGCTACGATTTTGCCAGCCAGCAACTGACGGTGATCAAAGAGAGCTTCAACATTGTCGGTGCTGTGCCCTCGCCCGACGGGCGCTTTCTCGCGTTTGCACAACGCGAGGACGAGAACTCGCCGTTTGATTTGTGGGGCATGACGATTGACGGCAGTCAATCCTGGAAGATTGCGGACAATATTACTTCATGGGATTGGGGTCCGGACGCGGAAGCCCCGCCGGGCGGCGCGCTCGAATTGCAATATGATGACGGCACAGCTACCACCGGCTACAATTGGCCCAATGCCGGACAAGGCTCGGCGGTGCGCTTTACACCGCCCAGCGGCTCTGCAAAATTGTTGCAGGCAAAAATTTTTTATCACGGCCTCAACGGCGGAAATCAACATTTACTGCGGATTTTGGGGGATAACGGCGGCGCGCCGTGCGCAACAATTTTCGGGCCGCAAGCAGTAACAGCGCCCAACGCCGGTTGGGTGACTTATGATTTGAGCAATGCGAACATCAAAGTGAGCGGCGACTTCTACGTCATGATCGAATACGATGGAACAAATACGCCCGCGTTCGGCTCGGAAAGCACGCCGCCGCTCAATCAACGCAGTTGGGATTTTGACGGCAATTCCTGGACGCTGTTCGACTCTGAAGATTACCTGATCCGCGCCGTGGTGCAGACTGCGACCGGCGTTGCCGAACAGCGGCAAGCGGAAAGCGCGCCGCGGGGCTTTGAGTTGGCGCAAAATTTCCCCAATCCCTTCAATCCGGCAACGGAGATTCGCTATGCGCTGCCGCAAGCGGCGCAGGTGAAGCTGCAAGTTTTTGACGTACTCGGGCGTGAGGTTGCAACATTGTTCGAGGGCTTGCAAAATGCGGGCATACACACAACGATCTTCTCAGCAATGAACGATAACGCGCCGGCCAGCGGGATTTATTTTTACAAACTGACGGCGCGCGAGGAGGGCAATGAAATATTCACACAGACACGGAAGATGCTGTTGGTGGAATAAGCCCGACTGATGTGCTTCAATTTCATCATTGCGGATGGCGGTATGCAGGACGCTTGTTTGATCGCACAGGCGTTACCGCGTTCGGGAAAGGCCTGCCGGGTGAGGCCGACTCTTTCTTGCTGACCGACGGGCAAACGAGATGTGAAGGTTTCGTTGTTTTGTGCAGCCGCGCCGCTTTTACGGCATGGGTTCACCGGCCTCGGGCAGGGGCTGTCCGGACATGCTGTCGGGGTCGAAACGCTCGCGCCGTTGCGGAGATTTGCGCCAAAACGGCGAGGCGCTGCGTTGAAATTTTTCGCGTTGTTCCGGCGTCAAAACTTGTTCGACTTCAGCGCGCAAGCCGCGCATCAACTCACGCATCGGCGGCTCGACGCGCTCAATATGCTCC
This genomic stretch from Cytophagia bacterium CHB2 harbors:
- a CDS encoding T9SS type A sorting domain-containing protein is translated as MQNLRYCSAAKMSKTFLLIAATTASLFAQAPPDLPGTIAYFRVTGATQTEPGTSELHLVKPDGSDDRIIYSTPRGLVSIYPVPGWRPDGEEIAFISAHEFGCSRFDSDIFGIRPDGSGLRRITNAPRCEDLAAFPKGSARVTIENQTLNASIFFIYIEGAAELQQATILPGLSSTLTINNIADLGRQQIVYVKSGSGTWFNPAAYVDIEPGQTVTAGSSVQITSGYGPFQLRINNFTWKGDGSEIAYIVEAGLRLVQTASPAPGLIAQDLFSGNAAAVSTGLAWSPVSDEFLYYSILASPNGIYRGTRGSDLSTHTLVLEADFVDGITWLKDGSGFVFSISYSLGVFSNKIARYDFASQQLTVIKESFNIVGAVPSPDGRFLAFAQREDENSPFDLWGMTIDGSQSWKIADNITSWDWGPDAEAPPGGALELQYDDGTATTGYNWPNAGQGSAVRFTPPSGSAKLLQAKIFYHGLNGGNQHLLRILGDNGGAPCATIFGPQAVTAPNAGWVTYDLSNANIKVSGDFYVMIEYDGTNTPAFGSESTPPLNQRSWDFDGNSWTLFDSEDYLIRAVVQTATGVAEQRQAESAPRGFELAQNFPNPFNPATEIRYALPQAAQVKLQVFDVLGREVATLFEGLQNAGIHTTIFSAMNDNAPASGIYFYKLTAREEGNEIFTQTRKMLLVE